A window of Variovorax paradoxus EPS genomic DNA:
CAGCGAAAGGCGCTCGACGCGCAGGTGGGAGGAAGAGATGTCGTCCTGAACTCGCACTGTCAAGCGGCCTTAGCGATCTGTTCTGGTTTGCGGGCGGTGTAGGAAGAAAAGACGCCCAGGCTCGGATGGCGGCGCACCTCGGTGAAGCCCGCATCGCCCAGCGCCTGCATCACCCGCTCGGGCGGAATGCAGGCCTCGATGGTGTCCCAGTAGTAGCGCCACAGTTCGGAGGTGTTGCGCTGGCGGCCGACCACGCGGGCGATCAGCGGCACCACGGCGCGCATGTAGCCCTTGAGCAGAGCCGTTGCGATGCGGCCTTCGGGCTTGGTGATTTCGAGCACGATCACGCGTCCGCCCGGCCGCAGCACGCGATGGAATTCGCTGAAGGCGGCTGCCACGTCGCTGATGTGGCGCATCGCGTAGCCCATGCTCACGAAATCGGCGCTGGCATCGGGGCGGGGAATTGCTTCGGCCACGCCTTCCAGCAGTTCGACGCCAGGCAGCTTGACCTGTTCCATCATGCCGGCGCTGGGGTCGACGCCGGTGAGTTTGCCTGTGGGGCCGATGATCTTGAGCGCCTCGCGCGCCACGAGGCCGGTGCCGATGCCCACGTCGAGCACCTCTGCGCCGGCGGCAAGGCCGGCTTGCTGCAGCGCAGCGCGGCGGTACGAGGGGCCGGTGCCGAAGGCCAGCACGCTCTCGATGCGGTCGTAGTCCGCCGCGGTGCTGTCGAAGATGCGGCGAAGGAATGCCTGGTGCTCTACCTCATTGTTGTAATACAGCGGAAGGGGCGCGTGAGGCGCGAGGGTGTCGGGATTCCCGGTTCCGACGGTAGGCGATGGCGTCATCGAAAGATTATCGCCAAAAGCCCCGGCCCGAATTCCGGGGCGCCGGCGGGCGTTGCGTGCGCCGGACAGTAAACTCGCACCTTGCTTTGAAAACACAAGACAGCGAGATAGAAAGCCATGGCCGGACACAGCAAATGGGCGAATATTCAGCACCGGAAGGGCCGCCAGGACGAGAAGCGCGGCAAGCTCTGGACCCGCGCCATCCGTGAAATCACCGTGGCCGCCCGCGCCGGCGGCGGCGACCTGAGCGCCAACCCGCGGCTGCGGCTGGCGGTCGAAAAGGCCAAGGCGGTCAACCTCCCGATC
This region includes:
- a CDS encoding class I SAM-dependent methyltransferase, with the protein product MTPSPTVGTGNPDTLAPHAPLPLYYNNEVEHQAFLRRIFDSTAADYDRIESVLAFGTGPSYRRAALQQAGLAAGAEVLDVGIGTGLVAREALKIIGPTGKLTGVDPSAGMMEQVKLPGVELLEGVAEAIPRPDASADFVSMGYAMRHISDVAAAFSEFHRVLRPGGRVIVLEITKPEGRIATALLKGYMRAVVPLIARVVGRQRNTSELWRYYWDTIEACIPPERVMQALGDAGFTEVRRHPSLGVFSSYTARKPEQIAKAA